A single window of candidate division KSB1 bacterium DNA harbors:
- a CDS encoding FGGY-family carbohydrate kinase, producing the protein GVHNKIRFLKNVAGLWILQQLKAGWAKTGEDLSYADLVALAEQAGPAQQHIDPDDPRFVAPKDMAAAILDYCRSTDQPVPSGKGQFVRCVLESLALKYKEVIANLNSL; encoded by the coding sequence CGGCGTTCACAACAAAATTCGTTTCTTGAAAAATGTTGCCGGACTGTGGATTCTTCAACAGTTAAAGGCAGGATGGGCAAAAACGGGAGAGGACCTTTCCTATGCGGATTTGGTCGCGCTTGCCGAACAAGCCGGTCCTGCCCAACAGCACATCGACCCTGACGACCCTCGTTTTGTCGCGCCGAAGGATATGGCCGCAGCGATTCTTGATTACTGCCGAAGCACGGATCAACCTGTACCAAGCGGAAAGGGCCAATTTGTGCGCTGTGTATTGGAAAGCCTGGCGCTCAAGTACAAGGAGGTCATTGCAAATCTGAACAGCCTGC